CCGGCCACAAGGTCGCCCGCACGGTCCCCGGCCTCGGCGGCCGCACCTACGGGGCCTATGCCGGCTTCGCCATGGAGCCGCAGGTCTGGCCCGATTCGCCGAACCGGCCGTACTTCCCGCAGGCGCTCCTCTATCCCGGCGACCGCTACCGCCAGACGACGGAGTATCGCTTCAGGCTGGGATAGTTCCCGTCGCGAAGGCCTGCCGCAGCACCTCGAACGGCGCCAGCGCCCCGCGCACCTGGACGACGGCGGCGGCGACCGCGTGCGCCTTGCGAACGGCGCGGTCGGGCGCATCGCCGGCGAGGCGGGCGGCGAGGTAGCCGCCGTTGAAGCTGTCGCCGGCCCCGGTTGTGTCGACCGGATTTTCCACGCCGACCGCCGGAATCGTCTCGTTTCCGTCGGCCCAGACCACCAGTGCTGGATCGGCGCCGTCCTTGACCACGATCTCGGAGACGCCCGCCTGCTTCAGCCGCGTGGCGGTGTCGGCGGGCATCGCGTCGCCGAACAGCGCCTGTTCGTCCGGGAAGGTGGGCAGCGCGACGTCGCAGACGGCGAGCGCCTCGCCGATCGCTGTGCGGGCCGCATCGGCGGAGGACCAGAGCCGCGGGCGGTAATTCGGGTCGAAGGCGACGCGGGCACCGGCCCGGCGCGCGTCTGCGATAGCGGCGAGCAGCGTCCGGCGCGACCCTTCGTCCAGGATGGCGAGCGTGATGCCCGAAAAATAGACCAGCGCGCGGTCCGGCAGCGAGGCGGCGAGTGCCGCGGGATCGTCGGCGAGCCGCCGCGCCGCGGCATCGGCGCGCCAGTAGGTGAAGGAGCGCTCGGCGCCGGTGAGCGTGATGGCGTAGAGGCCGGGCCGCGCGCCGGGGATGACCAGGCTCGCCGCGATGCCGATGCCGGCGTCCCGCATGAAGGCGATCTGCCGCTCCGAGAACGGATCGTCGCCGAAGGCGCTGACATAGTCTGCCGGACGGGAAGCGTCCGTCAGCGCGCGCAGCGCCCAGAGCGTGTTGAACGTGTCGCCGGCAAAGCCCATGCGCCAGGCGTCGCCGCCGGTGCCGGACAGTTCCAGCATGCATTCGCCGATCGACGCGATCCCCTGGCCTGCCATGTGTCTCTCCCTTTGCGGCTCCTCTACACGTGCAGCCGAGCGAAGGCGAGGGCGTCGACGTCCGGCCTTGACCTTCCCGTGACGGGAAGCCTTAGGGTCCGTCTCGTGATGCGGGAGGGACAGGCTCCGGCATCGGGCAAGCCGCCGCCGGCGCGGCCGTGCAGTTTGGAACGACCATGAAGAAGCTGATCTACGTCCTCGTTGCCGTCGTGGTTCTCGCCGCCGCCTTCGTCGGCTGGCGCATGATGATGCCGCCGCCGAACGACCTCGATCTCGCCCGTTCCAAACCGACGGAGGCCGGCACGTTCGTGGTCGCCGTTGCACCGGAGAGCGAACCGCTGCGCCAGGGGCCGCTGCACAGCTGGATCGTAACCGTGACGACGCCTGCCGGCGCGCCGGTGGAGGACGCGACGATCGCGGTCGACGGCGGCATGCCGCAGCACGGCCACGGCCTGCCGACCGCGCCTGCCGTGACCGCCGCGCTCGGCGACGGCCGCTACCGCATCGAGGGCGTTCGCTTCAACATGAGCGGCTGGTGGGAACTGAAGCTCGCCATCTCCGCCGGCGGCGCCAGCGACGCCGTCACCTTCAACCTCGTCCTGTGAGGCGGCCGTGCGCCCGGATCGGCTGAGCATCGTCGCGGTCGCCCTGGCATCGGTGCTGACGGTGGCCGGCTGCAAGCCGTCCAGCCTGACGGAGGAGGAGGCGCGCATCGTGGCCACGCTGTCGCTGTCGGCCCTGCCGCCGCTGCCGGCCGATCCGTCGAACCGGGTCGCCGACGATCCGGCGGCCGCCGCACTCGGGCAGGCGCTGTTCTTCGATCATGACCTGTCGGCCGACGGCTCGGTGTCCTGCGCCTCCTGCCACCAGCCGACGCGGCGCTTCCAGGACGGCATCGCGCGTGCGATCGGCGTCGGCGAGGCCGACCGCCGCACCATGCCGCTGGAGGGCGTCGCCTGGAGCCCGTGGCAGTTCTGGGACGGCCGCGCCGACAGCCTGTGGGCGCAGGCGCTGGGTCCCTGGGAGAACCCGCTCGAACACGGCGGCAACCGTGTCGCGCTGGTGCGCCGCGTCGCCGAGGCGTACCGCGCCGACTACGAGGCGGTGTTCGGGCCGCTGCCCGACCTGTCGGGACTGCCCGAGAACGCCGGGCCGCTCGGCACCGACGCGGAGCGCGCGGCCTGGGCGGCGCTGCCGGAGGAGGAGCGTCTCCGCGTCGACCGCGTCTTTTCCGACATGGGCAAGGCGATCGCCGCCTTCGAACGCCGGATCGTCCCGGTCGCGACCCGTTTCGATCGCTTCGCCGACGCCGTTGCCGCCGGAAGGCGGCCGGATGGCGAGGCCGCGCTGTCGGACCTCGAGGTCGAGGGGCTGAAGCTCTTCGTCGGCACGGCCGCCTGCGTCAACTGCCACAACGGGCCGCGCCTCACCGACGACCATTTCCACAACACCGGCGTTCCCGCCGTGCCCGGCCTGCCCGAGGATCGCGGCCGGGCCGTGGCCGTGGCCAGGGTGCTGGCCGATCCGTTCAACTGCCTCGGCGCCTTCTCCGATGCCGCCCCTTCGCAATGCGGCGAGATCCGCTTCATGGTCAAGGAGGGCGAGGAACTGGAACGCGCCTACAAGACGCCGTCGCTGCGCGGCGTCGCCGGCCGGGCGCCCTACATGCACTCCGGCCAGATCGCGACGCTGGAACAGGTGGTCGACCACTACGCGCTGGCCCCCGAGGCGCCATCCGGACACACCGAACTGGAGCCCTTCGTGCTGACGGACCGGGGGCGGATGGCGCTGATCGCCTTCCTGAAGACGCTGGAACCGGCGGGCGAAGAGGCCGGCGCGGCGGTGCTTGCCGGTCGAACGTCGCCCGGACGTTGATCCGCCGCAAGGCCGCCGGCCCGCGACAGGGCTAGAGAAATCCGATGCTCGTCAATCTCGCCCTCGGCACCTTCGTCATCGCGCTCACCGTCGTCATCCACACCTGGGGCCTGATCGCGGTCACGCACATGATGCGCATCCTGACCGCCCGGTTCCGCGTCCACAGGCACAGGAGCCGGACGCTGGCCATGGTCACGACCGTCATCGGCATCTTCGCCATCATGACCGTCGAGGTCTGGCTGTGGGCCGCCTTCCATCTCTGGCTCGGCGTGTTCGGCGATTTCGAGACCGCGCTCTACTTCTCCACCGTGACCTTCTCGACGCTCGGCTACGGCGACGTCGTGCCTGCCGCCGAATGGCGCCTGTTCGCCGCGCTCGAAGGCGTCAACGGCTTCCTGCTGATCGGCTGGTCCACCGCCTACCTCGTGGCGGCCGGCGTGCGCATCGGCCCTTTCCAGACCGGCGAACACTTCTGAGAGACGCAGCCGGCGAATGTCGGGAAGCGAAGCGGAATCAATAGCTTCGGCGCCGTGCCTGAATCATGTCCTGCACCGCGTCGCGGCCGGCGTCAGCTTTCCGGCCGCCAGTCGATCATCCGCAGCGCCCGGCCGCCGAGGCGGGCGAAGGCGCGCTGGCGGCAGGAGAAGA
The nucleotide sequence above comes from Aquibium microcysteis. Encoded proteins:
- a CDS encoding potassium channel family protein; the protein is MLVNLALGTFVIALTVVIHTWGLIAVTHMMRILTARFRVHRHRSRTLAMVTTVIGIFAIMTVEVWLWAAFHLWLGVFGDFETALYFSTVTFSTLGYGDVVPAAEWRLFAALEGVNGFLLIGWSTAYLVAAGVRIGPFQTGEHF
- a CDS encoding FixH family protein; its protein translation is MKKLIYVLVAVVVLAAAFVGWRMMMPPPNDLDLARSKPTEAGTFVVAVAPESEPLRQGPLHSWIVTVTTPAGAPVEDATIAVDGGMPQHGHGLPTAPAVTAALGDGRYRIEGVRFNMSGWWELKLAISAGGASDAVTFNLVL
- a CDS encoding cytochrome-c peroxidase, which translates into the protein MRPDRLSIVAVALASVLTVAGCKPSSLTEEEARIVATLSLSALPPLPADPSNRVADDPAAAALGQALFFDHDLSADGSVSCASCHQPTRRFQDGIARAIGVGEADRRTMPLEGVAWSPWQFWDGRADSLWAQALGPWENPLEHGGNRVALVRRVAEAYRADYEAVFGPLPDLSGLPENAGPLGTDAERAAWAALPEEERLRVDRVFSDMGKAIAAFERRIVPVATRFDRFADAVAAGRRPDGEAALSDLEVEGLKLFVGTAACVNCHNGPRLTDDHFHNTGVPAVPGLPEDRGRAVAVARVLADPFNCLGAFSDAAPSQCGEIRFMVKEGEELERAYKTPSLRGVAGRAPYMHSGQIATLEQVVDHYALAPEAPSGHTELEPFVLTDRGRMALIAFLKTLEPAGEEAGAAVLAGRTSPGR
- a CDS encoding sugar kinase: MAGQGIASIGECMLELSGTGGDAWRMGFAGDTFNTLWALRALTDASRPADYVSAFGDDPFSERQIAFMRDAGIGIAASLVIPGARPGLYAITLTGAERSFTYWRADAAARRLADDPAALAASLPDRALVYFSGITLAILDEGSRRTLLAAIADARRAGARVAFDPNYRPRLWSSADAARTAIGEALAVCDVALPTFPDEQALFGDAMPADTATRLKQAGVSEIVVKDGADPALVVWADGNETIPAVGVENPVDTTGAGDSFNGGYLAARLAGDAPDRAVRKAHAVAAAVVQVRGALAPFEVLRQAFATGTIPA